The DNA sequence CTCAAGCTCGGCGTCCTTCGCGGCACCCTCACCGAGGCCCAGGCGGCCCGCTGGACCGGGACAGCTGCCGCCTACGTCCGGGCCCGGGCCCTCGGCGGTTCGGCCGATGACCCGCTGAGCCGGGCGGTGGCCGCTCTCGGCCTGCTCGCCGACCGGGTGGCCGCGGTGGAGAGCGCCATCACCCGCGCCACAGATCCACGCCACCACCTGCTCGCCCGCCCGAACGGCCGACACGCGGCCCACGCGGAGTGTTCGCTCAGCAGAACCTCAGATCCGGATAACGATCGGGTTACCTAACCAGGTGAAATGCGACAAACAGGGCTGCGGGGTGATGTGCGTCACTAAAGATCCCGTAAAGACCGTGCTAGGAATACGCAACTCCGGTTCGGCCCACCCCTCGCCGAAGACCGGAGTGCCGGCACGCACCGGCCGCACCACAGCACGACCACGACGTCTCCACGGTCCGATTCCGCGGACCGGACGCCACGGGTCGCCGATCGGAACAACGGCGTTCGCCCAAAGCCCGCACTCACACCGTCGCACCGCACTGCGCCGGTCCTGCGCCATCGAGGTTTTGCCTGATGTCACTCGACTCATTCACCAGCTCCGTCGACGAAGCCGTCAGCGGATTCTTCGAGCCCATTGCCAAGTGGCTCGGTGAGGTCGTCTTCTATTCCGTCCCTGTCGGGGGCACCAAGCTGCCGCTCATCGTGGCCTGGCTCGTGGTCGCCGGTCTGGTCTTCTCGGGCTGGTTCGGCCTGGTGCAGATACGCAAGTTCCGCCTCGCGGTGAACGTGGTGCGCGGCAAGTACGACGAGGAGGGGTCGGCCGGTGAGGTCAACCACTTCCAGGCTCTGACCGCGGCCGTCTCCGGCACCGTGGGTCTGGGCAACATCGCCGGTGTCGCCGTCGCCGTATCCATCGGCGGTCCGGGTGCCACGTTCTGGATGATCCTCTGCGGCCTGCTGGGCATGGCCACGAAGTTCGTCGAGGTCACCCTCGGTGTGAAGTACCGCGAGGTGCACGCCGACGGCACGGTCTCCGGTGGCCCGATGCACTACCTGCCCAAGGGCCTGGCCGACCGCTTCGGAGCCAAGGGCCTGAAGCTGGGCAAGGTGCTGGGTGTCCTCGCCTCCGCGATGATCCTCTTCTTCGGCCTCTTCGGCGGCAACCTCTTCCAGGTCAACCAGTCCTACGCCCAGCTCGTCTCCGTCACCGGCGGCGAGAGCGGCATGATGGGCTCCTCGGCCGGCGCGCTGTTCTTCGGCATCCTGATCGCTGCCCTGGTCGGCGTCGTCCTCCTCGGCGGCATCCGCTCCATCGCTTCCGTGACCAGCAAGCTCGTGCCGGCGATGGCTGGCATCTACATCGTCGCCTGCCTCGTGGTCATCCTGGTCAACGTCTCCGCGGTGCCGTCCGCGATCTCCTCGATCATCGAGGGCGCCTTCAACCCCGAGGGTGTCGCCGGTGGTGTCCTCGGTGCGCTGATCGTCGGTTTCAAGCGGGCCGCGTTCTCCAACGAGGCCGGTCTCGGCTCCGCGCCGATCGCGCACTCCGCGGTCAAGACCAAGCACCCCGCCAGCGAGGGCCTGGTCGCGCTGCTGGAGCCGTTCATCGACACCGTGGTCATCTGTACGATGACCGCCCTGACGATCGTCATCGCCAACCCGGCCAGCTGGGGCGAGGCCCGCAAGGGCGAAGGCGTCGGCGGCGTGACGATCACCTCGGACGCCTTCGGCACCGTCCTGCCCTGGTTCCCGTACATCCTCACCATCGCGGTGATGCTGTTCGCCATCTCCACCGTGCTGACCTGGGGCTACTACTGCATGAAGGCGTGGACCCACCTCTTCGGCCGCAGCAAGACCAGCGAGCTGACCTTCAAGGTCTTCTACACGCTGTTCGCGGTCGCCGGTTCGCTGCTCACCCTGCAGACCCTGATCGACATGGCTGACGCGGTGCTGTTCATGCTCGCGGTCATCAACATCATCGGCCTGTACCTGCTGGCCCCCGTGGTCAAGCGGGAGCTGAACAACTTCCTCGAGTTCGTCCGCCGCCGCGACGCCGGCCTCGACACGGACG is a window from the Streptomyces sp. NBC_01244 genome containing:
- a CDS encoding alanine/glycine:cation symporter family protein — translated: MSLDSFTSSVDEAVSGFFEPIAKWLGEVVFYSVPVGGTKLPLIVAWLVVAGLVFSGWFGLVQIRKFRLAVNVVRGKYDEEGSAGEVNHFQALTAAVSGTVGLGNIAGVAVAVSIGGPGATFWMILCGLLGMATKFVEVTLGVKYREVHADGTVSGGPMHYLPKGLADRFGAKGLKLGKVLGVLASAMILFFGLFGGNLFQVNQSYAQLVSVTGGESGMMGSSAGALFFGILIAALVGVVLLGGIRSIASVTSKLVPAMAGIYIVACLVVILVNVSAVPSAISSIIEGAFNPEGVAGGVLGALIVGFKRAAFSNEAGLGSAPIAHSAVKTKHPASEGLVALLEPFIDTVVICTMTALTIVIANPASWGEARKGEGVGGVTITSDAFGTVLPWFPYILTIAVMLFAISTVLTWGYYCMKAWTHLFGRSKTSELTFKVFYTLFAVAGSLLTLQTLIDMADAVLFMLAVINIIGLYLLAPVVKRELNNFLEFVRRRDAGLDTDAAEDEDLEPVKTTV